The Borrelia sp. HM sequence TTCCCAGATATTTCTATACCTTGATCAAATAAAACTTTTAAAACAGCAAGAGCTGTACAAGGAATAAACCCTCTTTTATCACCTAAAATCAACTTACCCAAATTAATAGCAGAAAGCCCATCTACATCTTTGAAATCTAATATACTATTTAAAACTAGATTTAAATTTATCGAACCACAAATAGGCAACTGAACAATGATACCATCAGTAGATTCATTTAAATTTTCATATTCAATAGATTGTAAAATATCATTTTGCCCTGAATTCTTAGCTAATCTAATAACATTTAAATTAATACCAATCTCTTTTGATACTCTTTCCTTAACAGAAACATAAAGTTTACTTGCAGGATTATCATTTGCTAAAATGACTTTTAAAGAAATTTTATCCACTAAATCATGATAGATTAAAAAATCCTTTAATAATAAATAATACTGATTTGCAAACGATTTACCATCAAAAATATTACCCAAATAAAAATTTCCTCATAACCAAAATTTAGATAAAAAGATTATGTATTATACTACAATTGTAGTGTAAACATAAAGAATATAAATTAACACAAAAATTAATTGTAATAAAACCTATTTTTAAATATAATAACTTTATAATAATTTTCAAATGACAAAGTTTTTTAAATATGGAGAATAATGATAAAAAATCTTTTAATAGGAGCCATTTTCCCTCTCTTACTATTATTAACCAACGTAAAAAAAATTGAAGCATATTCAATCGATAAAAAAGGCAATTCTATTATGAGCGCAGATTTAAGTTTAGGTATTCCACTCTTTTATAATGATCTATCAAAAACCTTTTCATCAAATCTATATCCTGGAGGCATTGGAGCACTTAAATACCAATATTACATCTTAAGTAACTTAGCTATAGGTCTTGAGCTTAGATACTTATTTAATTTTGATATTAATCATTCATTTAGCTTATTAAATCCTGAATCTAGTATAGGAAAAACACTAAGTACAGTACCCATAACATTCCTAATAAGCTATGTCTTTAACATAAGCGATCTTTTTCAAATACCTATATTTTCAAATATAGGATTTTCTTTAAGCTCTTATGGAGACAAAAGTGATAATATCTCAAATTTAAGAACTTTTGATACAATGCCCGTAATATCTATTGGTTCTGGGATTTTTTGGAACTTTAATCATAAATGGGCTTTAGGAATGACAACTGCATGGTGGACAATATTTGAATTTGGAAATTCAGCTAAAATGGGACATTTTTTAATAATATCACTATCAGTAATAGTGAATATAAGTAAATTGTAGGTTGTTATTATGAACAAAAAAAATTTGAAAAAATTTATATTTCTTATGATAATAATATTAACATTTTTCATTCTCTCATGTTCAAGTGAATCTATCTTTTCACAACTAAGCAAATTACAAAAAATAAATAACAAGAATAATACACTAGACAGTGCAAGTCCAAGTGGTATATCCCTAGTAAATGATACTCTTTATATTGCAGCAATGCACTTATTTAAAAAAGAAAACGGAAAAGTTGAAAAGGTCAATTTTAATAATTCTTATGAATTTGTACTTGATTTAGTAAATGTCTCAGGAACAACTTATTTATTAGTTCAAAACAAAAATGGACAACTAGAACTATACACCCTTCAAAACAATAACTGGATACTTAAACTGAAAAAGGATGATTTAATTGCAATTAAATTTTTAAAATCTATAACTACAAGTGGTATTTCTTCAGCTTATATCTTAGCATTAGAAGAAACTGGAAAACAAATAATTTTAGATTTAAATGGAAATAATCAGACGCCAAGCGGCACAACCAATAATGATAAATTTTATCAACTCTCAAACGATAACAATATGTCAATTACAGGTAGTTTTTCAAAAATTTGGGAACTACAGGGAGGAAGAAAAGTTATAAATGTTAACTCAACAAATGCAATAATGGCAATAATAGAAACAAATATTCGGGGATTTAAGGAAACCTTAGTAATCACTGGAAAAGAATATGATAATACATCAGATAATCAATTCAAAATATACTCAAGCACAAATCATTATCAATCTCCAATATTTAATTATGAAGGAATTGGAGAATTTACTTCATATTTTGCAAGAGAAGTTAATGGAGTGATACTTATTGGAAGTAATAGTGGATTTGTAGAACTTGTTAAAGATAAAAACACATTTACTTTGCAACCACCTTCACAATCTGTACTATCAGGCTCTTATAATGGTTCACAATTAAGCAAAACAAAACTTAATGATATTATACCCATATCAAATAACATAATTTACATACTAACCCAAGGTAAAGGATTATGGAAAGTTGAAAACAAAAAGTTAACTAAAGAATAGACGATGAAAACTCATTGTAAAATTTGAGTATTTAAATTTAGCAGAGCTTTCATTAAAATATTTTTTAACTTTAATGCCTAAGTTAATATTTAACTTAGACCTAAAATATAAGTAATTTATGTTATTTTTATCAAAAATTTGACCCTCATCATTAATTACTCTAATTTGAAAATTCAATAATTTCTTAACAAGTAATATATCTCTGGTAACCACTATACTATTCTCATCAACTAATTCTAAAATAAAAGAATCAACATTATTGACAACTTTAACAATAGTATTGTTTGATATCTCTAAATTTAAATACCGATTTGCAACTAAAATAAGCCCTACTTCTCTAATTAATACAAAATTTTGTAAAAATTTTATTACCCGAAAATTACAAGAATCAGCATCAACAAAAATTTTATTTAACAATTTTATTATCCACTATCTTTAACATTAATAAAGACAAAATATGAGACTTTTTAACAGGTCCAAAAACTCTAGAATCATTTAAAATTTTTAAGTTTTCATTTAATAAAAAAAATTCATTTTTCTTTAAAACAAAACACTTAATAATTTCATTGAAGCTAAAAAAATTATTTAATTCATAACCACTCATAAGCTTACCATTTAAATAATACAAATTATTATCTCTTTTATAAATCAAAACGTCAAAACCCTTAACATAAACTATGTCTCCATGAGTAGCCACTATCTTTGCAATTTTATAACTTTTTTTATTAAAAAATTTATTTAAAAGAAATAAATCTCTGAAAAAATCTAGAATAAAATTTTTTTTTAAATTTAAATCTTCATAAAGCACAATATCATTTATTTTTAAAGGTTTAAAAAAAGTTCTCATATATTTTGAAACAAAAATCAAACTGTTATTTTTTGTTATTAAAGGCGACATCTCATCACCTTGAAAAGTAAAAATCTGTAAAACAAATTTTGTAAAAAAATAATTTAATATTAAAAATAATAAAATAAAACTTAAAAAATCCTGTCTCCTCTTTTTCTGTAAGAGTCTTTGCTCAAAAGTTAAATATGATGACATATGCTACTAAATCAAACCTATTCTAGAAAGAGGAAAATATATAAAAATAGCTCTGCCAAGAATCTTATCTTTATCTATGACTCCAAAAAATCTACCATCATAAGAATTATCTCTATTATCTCCAATAGGCAATATATATCCATAAGGCACATATATACCATAATCTTTAGTTATAGCCTTTTCCATATAATAATCAACATATGGCATGAAAGCTACCAAATAGCGATACTCCAACCTTTCAACTTCAAATCTATCAAGTTCTTTAACATTAAAAAATGAAAAATCAGACATATTTTCTACATTAATGCTTAATTGATTTAGCGCAATAAACATAGCAAGATTATCATAAACTTTATAATCTAAATCTTGTATAGATTTCTTAATACTAAAAGTATATCCTAAGGAAGTTTTATAAAAATCTTCTTCTATAAAATTTTCTTCTCCTTCTTTTTTAACAAATACTTTCCCCTCTCGAAACCTTACAAGCTGACCATCTGAAAATAATGCTCTTTTAACAAGGAATCTAACACTAGGATTCCCATTCTCATCTTTATCAAGATCAATAAAACTAAAAGTTAACATGTAAAGTAATCTATGTAAAATATCAAAAAAAAGTCCTTTTGATTTATATTCTATATTTTCAAAAATAACAATATCTGTCTCATTTGGCTCTTGTAATCCATTAACTTTTAACACTCCCGGCAAAAGTTCAGGTCCATAAGAAAATTTGTCCACAAATAATAAATCTCCAACTTGAAGAGTATTTTCCATAGAACCAGATGGAATTCTATATGCTTGTAAAAAATATTGATTTATTCCCAAAACAAAAATCGCCGCACCTAAAAGTTCAAATAAAAAGTTAATAATAAAGCCACGCTTTTTAGCTTTCAATTTATAAAAATATTTTTTTCTCTTTCTATAAGTTAAATATCGCTCAACAATTCTCACCAAAAAGTTAGCAAAACTATCTAATTTTTCTAAATACATAAACTTATCCTCATTCTCAAAATCAAATTATATCCAAAATCAAAAATTATTAATATCCTTATAATCACAAAGCCTTATAAAAAAGAACAATATCTAAAATCAAGGCATATAAGCAAGGATATATAGAATGCACAAGCTAATATTGTAATTTTATAAAAAAATAAAAATAAAATAATGCCACACTTGTATTTTGTAATTAATAAAAATTAATTACAATAGAAAATAAGCACATTCCAATTAAAAAATCACAAACATATTCAATATTGAATTTCTTCTCATACTTTCTTATAATCACTATATATGCTCGAAGAAAATGGTAATCTTATTAATACTAATACTAATGAAGAAATGCTTAAAGTAAAGTTAAAACCAGTGTTAGGAATAACGCCAAAGGTTTATATTTTCTTCATAATAATTATATTACCCTTAATAATACCGGTTATTTTAATTATAAATAATAAGCTCAAAAATCCCGGAGCATATTTAAAAATCAAAACTAATATCAACAATGCACATGTTTATCTAAATGAAAAGTATATTGGAAGAACCCCATTAAATAAATATACAAGTGCTACTAAAGGAATTTTAAAAATACAAAGACTAGGATTTGAACCCTATGAAAAAAAAATTGAAATACATAATAGTTTGTTCAAAACATATAAGTTCAGTATTGATTTAAAACTAAGAGATCCTGACAAAATCATTGCACAAAGACAAAAAGAACTCTCAGTCATGACAAAAATCAAAAATACTAATAACAACATAAAATTGATTCCTGTATTCTCACTACTTTTAAATGATTTCAAAAATAATCCAGAACATATAATAAAATTCTTCAAATCATCCATTCGATATTTAAATTCAAATGAAATATTTAAAGATTTTCTTAAATCATATAAAAGAATCTACTTAATAAAAAGTAATAACAATAAAGAAATATGGGAATCTTTGCAACAAAATTTTAATTTAGACAACAGATCAATAATTTGGTTTTTTCAAAACTTAGATAAGGAACAACAAAAGCAAATATCTCAAGAAACGTGGTTCCAAGCATTAACAGAAAAATTAAAAAATAATAATAAGATTTTAAAATTTAAAAATAACAGGATAAATTTACATCTAAATAATTTTACAAAGATACAATCAAAAAATATTGAAAATATTCAAAATTACAAGTTATACTCACAAAACATTAAACTAAAAACCACATATAACTTAAAAGAATTTTTAATCCAAAACAAAAATGTCACTAAAGCTGAATATCAAGATTTCTTAAATGAAAATCCAAAATGGACACTAAATAATAAAGATAATCTAATAAAAGAAGAACTTGTAGATGAAAGTTATCTTAAAACCTTTAAGCAAATGCCCTCAAATGAAGACATTACAAATATATCGTATCATGCAGCCATAGAATATGCTAAATGGTATTCTTTAAATTTACCAAAAGGATTTAAAGCAAGACTTCCCATAGCTCAAGAATGGGAACTATATCAACAAGAAGTACCAACTTCCATAAATAGTATAAATGTCAATGAAATATCTAAAAAAGTTGGGTTTTGGAACTTAATGCAAAACTCAAACTTTAATGACACTCTATTATTTCAAAATGACTATGAAAATGATATATATTCTACAAATTTAAATTTCAATTCACTGTACACTGAAATTAGAACATATAACTATAATGACAATAAAATGCTTAAACCTTCAACACAAGCCTCATTTTTTAAAAGTTGGAGTTATTCACCAAATATTGGATTTAGATTAGTGATTGAAAAGGAATAAATATGAGCATATTATTGCTTGAAAATAAAAAAGCAAGTTTCAATTATTTTATTGAAGATAAAATAAACTGCGGAATTGTTTTAAAAGGAACTGAGGTTAAATCAATTAAATTGAAAAAATTTTCATTTAATGATAGTTTTGCTAACATTAAAAAGGATGAAATATGGCTTGAAAATTTACATATAGCAAAGTATAAAGAAGGTAATACTTTCAATCATGAAGAAACAAGACGCAGAAAACTTCTTATAACAAAAAAAGAAATACAAAAACTGAAAAAGTTTAAAGAAAAAGAAGGATACACATTAGTCCCTATTTCAATTTATCTTAAAAATTCATTGATAAAAGTAGAACTTGGCATATGTAAAGGGAAAAAATTATTTGATAAACGAGAAGTCTTAAAACAGAAAAGCATAAAAAAAGACTTGGATCGTGAAATTAAAAAATATAGATAAATCCTAATAACTTTTAAAAATAAAATAATCACATGAAACATGATCTCAACTAAAACTATAATATAATTAACAAAAATAGTAGTCATAATAACTATTATAACTACTATCCAACTTTTATTTTTCTTATAATCTTATAATCAATATTTTTTAACAAAAGCAAACTCAAATCCAAGCCCAGAATTTTCTTGAAAGCTTACATCAAATGTAGGTTTAAATCCTCCTAACTCGATTGCTAAATCTTCTTGAAGCTTTTTATTCACACTATTCGCATATGTAAAGGGCAGTATCATTCCAACAATTCGTGTTATAAGCATAGCACTACCCCCTATTCCTATTAAAGAAAGAGCAATTAAACCCATCTTATACTCTGATTCTTTTTGAGTATCAGGCAACTTATCAAACTGATACCTAGAATATAAACCATAAGCCAACAACCCTGCACCCAAAGCATCACAACTAAAAAGACTTATTCCTCCAATCAGGTCACCTTGAATGAAAGATCCTAGTCCAAATCCAACAGTAGCATTCAATATAAAAGGAAATAAGGTACCTGTTTTATTATTCTCATAGAATAAAAACCTCTCTCCCTCATCAAAAGCATTACCATTATTATTACTTTGAGCAAAACTAACAAAAACACAACTAAAAAATAACATTAAAATTAATATTCTTTTCATAACATACCCCCAATCATATAATTAAGTATTAAAAAAATAATCTAATTTATTTAATTTATTTAATACCTAATTATATATATAATAAACAAATTAATCAATTAAATTAAATAAATTATTTATTATATATATAATTTTACTTAAACTTAATTTTTTTAATATTACTACTTGAAATCCTTCTACCTACAGACATTCTAGATTTAACCATAAAATCATTAATATTAATCGCTTTAATAATATCTTTACTAGTAGAAAATTCTACATACTCTGGATTTAAAGCAAAATCTACAAATTCATCTTCATCATTTAAAAATTTATAAACCTTATCTGTAATAAACTTATTTATTTTAAATCTCTTAAGATAATAAAAATTATCAATCTTATTAAGATAAATTATAGAAAATATTTGCTCTTTAGAATTATTGATATCATAAACTAAAGCATCCAAATTGTTCTTATCAATAAAGGTTTTATCCTCAATATTTTTTAACAAATAAGAATTTTTTCTAAATATCAATATCTTATCATAGTGACTAGCATTACCAATAAACTCGCCATCAATAAGACTGGTTCCAACAAAACCAGTACTTAAGTTTAAATAAACCTTCATATTCTTTGTAGCTATTTCTCTAACATTTTTTGACTTAATCAGAGATATTTCCGTTTTTCTAAGATAAATTTTAGAATATTTTGCAAGAAGCTTATCAATAAAATTTATTGCATAACCCTTAATTGCATTAATATTACTCTCTACATTTTTCAATTCTTTATTTAAAATCTCAATGTCTTTATTATTTTTATCAATGTCAAACATACTTATCTTTCTAATAGGAATTTTAAGTAAATTTTCAATATCACTCAAAACAATATCTCTATACAGATTAGACCTATACTTTAAAATTTCATTTAACACAGTATCAATAATATTAGACTCTTTAGTAATAGTCTCAAGGATTTTATAAATCTTATTTTCAATAAATATTTGTTCCAAGCTCTTCGAAAATATCTTTTCAAGAATTTTATTTCTTTCCAATTCAAGTTCCATCTTTAAAACTTTCTGCAAATGTTCAGCATGAAATTTGATAATATCTGTAATAGTATAAATAACAGGATACCTATCACTTAATAAAAGCAAATTGACAGAAATAGATACTTGACAATTTGTATAATGATATAGTTTTTCTATCACTTCACTTGCATAAACTCCTCTTGGAAGAGTTAATTCAATTTCAACATTCTCAGTAGTAAAATCATTAATACTTGAAACTTTAATATAATTTTTCCTAATAGCTTTTTCAATTGAAGCTATCAAACTTTCAGTAGTCTCTCCAAATGGCAATTCTTTTATCAAAATAGCCTTATTGTCATCTGTAGGCTCAATTTTTGCACGAACTAATACTTTTCCATTTCCATCAGCATATTCATTAACATCCACTATACCGCCTGTTGGAAAATCAGGATAAAGCTCATAAGCTTCCCCAAGCAACTCACTCTTAACAGCACTTAGAATTTCATTAAAGTTATGAGGAAGAATTTTAGCAGCCATGCCAACAGCAATTCCTTCACTGCCTTGAATAAGTATCACAGGAATTTTAGCAGGAAAAATTAAAGGTTCATCATTTCGACCATCATACGATGGTTCATAAGAAGTTATTTCTTTGCTATAGAGAACCTCAAATGCTAACGAAGTTAATCGACATTCAATGTAACGTGAAGCAGAAGCAGGGTCTCCTGTTAAAAGATTACCAAAATTTCCTTGCTTCTCAATAAATAAATCTTTATTTGCTATATTAACGAGTGCTTCATAAATGGAAGTATCTCCATGAGGATGATATTTCATTGTATTACCAACAACATTTGCAACTTTATGAAAATTACCATCATTCATCTCAAAAAGCGAATGTATAATTCGTCTCTGAACAGGCTTAAATCCATCAATCACACTGGCAATTGCACGATCTTTAATAACATAAGATGAATATTGTAAAAAATTATCCTTAAGTACTGTTTTAATATCCATTAAATCAAATTCTCCATAATAAAGTTTCGTCTCTCAGGAGTATTTGGCCCCATATAAAATCCTAATTTTTCCTTTATCTCCTTAATATTGACAAGATCTACTTTTGTAAGCTTAATGCTAGAAACATCTATAAAATTCTTAAACTCACTTGGGGAAATTTCTCCAAGCCCTTTAAACCTTGTAACCTCAGGATTTTTAAGTTTAAGAATAGCTTTTTGCTTTTCTTCCTCAGAATAACAATAAATAGTAGAATTTTTATTTCTTACTCTAAAAAGTGGGGTTTCTAAAATGTAGATATGACCATTTAAAACCAAATCTTCAAAATAAGTCAAGAAAAATGTTAAAAGCAAATTTCTAATATGAAAACCATCAAAATCTGCATCTGTAGCAATTACTATCTTATTATACCTCAAATTTTCAATTGACTCCTCAATACCAAGAGCTACCATCATATTATAAAGTTCTTCATTTTTATATATTTCAGACTTACTCTTTTCAAACATATTTTGAGGCTTACCACGAAGGGAAAATATAGCTTGCGTATATACATCTCGACAAGATACCATTGACCCTGTTGCAGAATCTCCTTCTGTTAAGAATATCATAGTAGAATTAGACTGCATACTTTTCTCATTAAAGTGAAACTTACAATCCTTAAGCTTAGGAATTTTAAAAGATATTTTTCTTGCTCTTTCTTTTGCCTCCTTTCGTACACTACTTAATTCTTTTCTAAGACGCTCATTATCAACAACTTTATTTTCAATTACCTTTGCAAGTTGTTTATTCTTATAAAGGATCTCCAAAATTATTCTTTGAATTTCTTTAGCAATATCACTTCTAATTTCAATATTGCCAAGTTTATTTTTAGTTTGACTTTCAAACATTGGATCTTTTATTTTTACTGAAAGAGTAGCAACAAGCCCTTCTCTAATATCAGTTGATGAGTATGTTTTTTTTAGAAAATCATTGATAGCTCTAGCAAATCCTTCCCTAAACCCTGTCTGATGGGTACCCCCATCACTAGTATACTGTCCATTCACAAATGAAAAATACGTTTCACCATAATTGTTTGTATGAGAAAAAGCAAATTCCAAAGTCCTATTAGAATAATAAACAAAATCATAAAGTAAATCCTCACACTTAATCTCAGCATTCATAAAATCTAAAAGCCCATTATTAGAATGAAAAATTTCACCATTATAATTGATTTTTAAACCTTTATTCAAACAAGCATAATGAAAAAATCTTCTCCTTAAAAAATCTTCACTATATTTATATTTTCCAAAAATCTCCGTATCAGCTAAAAACTCAATATAAGTACCATCCTGCTCATAAGATTTACCCTCTTGAGTTTCAATTAAATTTCCTTTTGAAAAAACTGCCTCAAAAAACTTGCCTTGTCTCATTGACCTTACTAAAAATTTTGAACTTAAAGCATTAACAGCTTTAGTTCCAACTCCATTAAGTCCTACAGAAAATTGAAAAACATTATCATTATATTTAGCACCAGTATTAATAACCGACACACTCTCAACAACTTTTCCAAGAGGAATTCCACGACCATAATCTCTTACACAAATAACATTATCTTCTCTCTTTATCAAGATCTCATTACCATAACCCATAATAAATTCGTCAATTGAGTTGTCAATAATTTCTTTAACTAAAATATAAATACCATCATCAATATTAGAACCATCTCCCAATCTCCCAATATACATCCCAGATCTTAATCTAATATGTTCAAGAGAAGATAAGGTAATAATTTTACTCTCATCATAATTATTTGCTTTCATTCAAATTCCTATCAATATTATACTGAATTTTCATATCCTCTAATTTTTTCACTATCCTATCTCTAACAATAACATGAAGATTATCTATCTCATAATTTGTTAAGCTAGAAATATTTATTGGAAAATGAACATGCACATATATGGACAATCCTGAATTTAATATAAAATTTTTAATAAAAAACTTCTCTGTATTAAGCAAAGTAACAGGAATAATAGGAGAATTTGTTCTTAAAGCCAAATTAACAGAACCTCTTTTAAAATTTCGTGTTTTACCACCTCGATTCCTAGTCCCTTCAGGAAAAATGCCGATAGACCATCCTTTCTCAATAGCATCCATTGCTCTTTTTTGAGCAAGAGCAGAAGACTTTATATTACCCCTACTTACAAAAATAACTCCCATAGAAATTAACATAAAATTAACCAAGGGAATGCTTAAAAGTGATGATTTAACAACTATTATAAAAGGTTTCTTAAAAACAAGCATTAAAAAAAGCAGATCCATAGAAGCAATATGATTTGCCATTATAACAACACTACGTTCATAAGAATAAAAAGCATCATCCCTTGTAATAATCAATTTAATTCCAATAATCCGAAAACCTATCTTAACAGCAAATCTAATAAGAATAAAAACACATTTTATAAAATAAGCTTCAAATCTAAAAATCTTAAAAATCAAAAACACTGGAAATAAAACCGTCAAAATCAAAATGATTAACCCAAAAATAATATAAGCAACAATGCTTCCAAATATTTTCATAAGATTTATCCTAATTTTTCTATCCTCTCAAGTTTTAATTTGTATCCCTTTACCAAGCTTACCTCATCTTTTAAAATTTTGATAGGATTAAGTACAATGGTAGAAAATTTTTGCTTTTGTACTATTTTCTCATTATGTTCAATAATAAATGACTTCCTTATAGTGGTGTCATCCATGCTAATCTCATATTCAAGAATTAAATCATTATTTAAACTAAAAACATTAAAAATTCCATAATAAATATTATCTTCAACAATATAAGTTAAATTGGGATAAGCAAAATCATAAATAATATCCTTGTATACATAATTACCATTTGGAATAAAACAAGATTTTTTCTTGTCATACTTATCCTTAGCCAAAATAGAATCATCAAATCGTTTAAAAACACCTGAAAATCCATATTTATCATAAGCATCTGTTCCAGTATCAACTTTTATCTCAATGTTATCAAGATCAATTATTTTAATCCAAAAATTATACACTATTAAATCTGAAAAAATAGATTTTGTACTAATATTAAGGGTATTATAGGTAGGCTTTGAGATATAATCAATGTGTGCAATTTCCTGAGAATTATTTTTAAAAATACTAATCTCATTAGGACTTCTACTAAATGATAAAAATAAAATATTATCAATATTTAATCCCCCTAAACGGCTATGGGCATTAACATCATACCAAATACCATACAAAAACTTATAAACTTCATCTTTAGGCAAATTTTTTAAAGTCTTATATATACCATTATCTATCCTACCAACATTCTCACTAGCAGATAAAGGATAATACTTACCCTGCGATTGGGAATACTCATACTTTTCTATTTTACTAAATATCATATCCTCACCACCCTGCTTCTCATATCTCTCCAAAGAAATAGAATAACTCTCCCTTGACTTCTTTTCATCATAAGCTGAAGACCTGTCATATTTATTTATAATAATATTTCCATTAACTTTATCAAAAAAAATAGGTCTATATGATGCAACATCATTTGGAATTGCTCTTTGAAAAACA is a genomic window containing:
- a CDS encoding lysophospholipid acyltransferase family protein, with product MKIFGSIVAYIIFGLIILILTVLFPVFLIFKIFRFEAYFIKCVFILIRFAVKIGFRIIGIKLIITRDDAFYSYERSVVIMANHIASMDLLFLMLVFKKPFIIVVKSSLLSIPLVNFMLISMGVIFVSRGNIKSSALAQKRAMDAIEKGWSIGIFPEGTRNRGGKTRNFKRGSVNLALRTNSPIIPVTLLNTEKFFIKNFILNSGLSIYVHVHFPINISSLTNYEIDNLHVIVRDRIVKKLEDMKIQYNIDRNLNESK
- a CDS encoding pallilysin-related adhesin; its protein translation is MCFKKLVLFLFFSLFSCGKENKGFIVFNKDMRKLSEVDYSNIDISENRGEDVFGSLVDLKGYKILSVHQEDLNLDIYFEQVVLAQNFSDFKTYLFIIGFDPKSREAVVLFKTQVDIDSKSSYNMYLEDITGDYYLDIVVQGFLNEDSVLYVFQRAIPNDVASYRPIFFDKVNGNIIINKYDRSSAYDEKKSRESYSISLERYEKQGGEDMIFSKIEKYEYSQSQGKYYPLSASENVGRIDNGIYKTLKNLPKDEVYKFLYGIWYDVNAHSRLGGLNIDNILFLSFSRSPNEISIFKNNSQEIAHIDYISKPTYNTLNISTKSIFSDLIVYNFWIKIIDLDNIEIKVDTGTDAYDKYGFSGVFKRFDDSILAKDKYDKKKSCFIPNGNYVYKDIIYDFAYPNLTYIVEDNIYYGIFNVFSLNNDLILEYEISMDDTTIRKSFIIEHNEKIVQKQKFSTIVLNPIKILKDEVSLVKGYKLKLERIEKLG
- a CDS encoding DNA topoisomerase IV subunit B, which gives rise to MKANNYDESKIITLSSLEHIRLRSGMYIGRLGDGSNIDDGIYILVKEIIDNSIDEFIMGYGNEILIKREDNVICVRDYGRGIPLGKVVESVSVINTGAKYNDNVFQFSVGLNGVGTKAVNALSSKFLVRSMRQGKFFEAVFSKGNLIETQEGKSYEQDGTYIEFLADTEIFGKYKYSEDFLRRRFFHYACLNKGLKINYNGEIFHSNNGLLDFMNAEIKCEDLLYDFVYYSNRTLEFAFSHTNNYGETYFSFVNGQYTSDGGTHQTGFREGFARAINDFLKKTYSSTDIREGLVATLSVKIKDPMFESQTKNKLGNIEIRSDIAKEIQRIILEILYKNKQLAKVIENKVVDNERLRKELSSVRKEAKERARKISFKIPKLKDCKFHFNEKSMQSNSTMIFLTEGDSATGSMVSCRDVYTQAIFSLRGKPQNMFEKSKSEIYKNEELYNMMVALGIEESIENLRYNKIVIATDADFDGFHIRNLLLTFFLTYFEDLVLNGHIYILETPLFRVRNKNSTIYCYSEEEKQKAILKLKNPEVTRFKGLGEISPSEFKNFIDVSSIKLTKVDLVNIKEIKEKLGFYMGPNTPERRNFIMENLI